The Paenibacillus sp. MBLB1832 genome has a window encoding:
- the gcvPB gene encoding aminomethyl-transferring glycine dehydrogenase subunit GcvPB encodes MNPSIAAASSGKALIFEMSHPGRVAYSLPESDVPEQNLDELLPAKFQRKAAPDLPEVYEVDVIRHYTALSRRNFGVDNGFYPLGSCTMKYNPKINEDVARFPGFAHIHPYQPESSIQGALELLYNLQHDLEAITGMDRVTLQPAAGAHGEWTGLMMIRAYHESRGEHRTKVICPDSAHGTNPASATVAGFQTVTIPSDERGLVNLEELRRAVGPDTAALMLTNPNTLGLFEEQIVEIAEIVHAAGGLLYYDGANANAIMGITRPGDMGFDVVHLNLHKTMSTPHGGGGPGAGPVGVKERLIPFLPTPLIAKGEDGSFYFDNNYPQSIGRVKGFYGNFGILVRAYTYIRTLGPQGLRKVSEYAVLNANYMLARLTPYFDVPHPRFCKHEFVLSGNRQKKLGIRTLDIAKRLLDFGYHPPTIYFPLSVEECIMIEPTETESKQTLDSFVDTMIAIAQEAEENPDLVKNAPYTTVVSRMDEALAARKPVLNCTCG; translated from the coding sequence ATGAACCCATCGATCGCCGCCGCTTCTAGCGGGAAAGCACTTATTTTTGAAATGAGCCACCCTGGTCGTGTCGCCTATTCCTTGCCGGAATCAGATGTACCTGAGCAAAATCTGGATGAACTGCTGCCTGCCAAATTCCAGCGCAAAGCTGCGCCTGATCTGCCAGAAGTATACGAAGTCGATGTCATACGCCATTATACAGCACTCTCTCGTCGCAACTTCGGCGTAGATAATGGCTTCTACCCGCTAGGTTCCTGCACGATGAAATATAACCCCAAGATCAACGAAGACGTTGCCCGCTTCCCAGGCTTTGCCCACATCCATCCGTATCAGCCAGAATCCTCCATTCAAGGGGCGCTTGAGTTGCTTTATAACCTTCAGCATGATCTTGAAGCGATCACGGGGATGGACAGAGTGACGCTTCAGCCCGCAGCTGGCGCTCATGGCGAATGGACGGGACTCATGATGATTCGTGCGTATCACGAAAGCCGCGGCGAACACCGCACGAAAGTTATTTGCCCGGATTCCGCGCATGGCACCAACCCTGCCAGTGCAACAGTTGCAGGCTTCCAAACCGTCACAATCCCATCGGATGAACGTGGTCTTGTCAATCTGGAGGAGCTGCGCCGTGCTGTCGGACCCGACACCGCTGCACTCATGCTGACGAATCCGAATACCCTCGGTCTGTTCGAAGAACAGATCGTCGAAATTGCCGAAATCGTGCATGCCGCAGGCGGACTGCTCTATTATGACGGGGCCAACGCCAATGCCATTATGGGCATCACGCGGCCTGGCGACATGGGCTTCGACGTCGTCCATCTCAACCTGCACAAAACCATGAGCACCCCGCACGGCGGCGGTGGACCTGGCGCAGGTCCAGTCGGCGTCAAGGAACGGCTCATTCCGTTCCTGCCAACACCGCTTATCGCCAAGGGGGAGGACGGCAGCTTCTATTTTGACAACAACTACCCGCAATCGATTGGCCGCGTCAAAGGCTTCTACGGCAACTTCGGCATTCTCGTGCGCGCCTATACCTACATCCGCACCTTAGGCCCTCAAGGACTACGTAAAGTATCCGAGTATGCCGTGCTTAACGCCAACTATATGCTGGCTCGCTTAACGCCATATTTTGATGTACCGCATCCTCGTTTCTGTAAGCATGAGTTCGTGCTTTCGGGCAACCGCCAGAAGAAACTCGGCATCCGTACACTCGATATTGCCAAAAGACTGCTCGACTTCGGCTACCATCCGCCAACCATCTACTTCCCGCTTAGCGTGGAGGAATGCATCATGATTGAGCCGACCGAAACAGAAAGCAAACAGACGCTCGACAGCTTCGTTGATACCATGATCGCCATCGCGCAAGAAGCCGAGGAGAATCCCGATTTGGTTAAAAATGCCCCCTACACCACCGTCGTGAGTCGTATGGATGAGGCATTGGCTGCGCGGAAGCCCGTGTTGAACTGTACCTGCGGTTAA
- a CDS encoding aldo/keto reductase — MRYSTFGKSGYQVSSLGFGAMNLPGVPIEQARETLNYALDHGINYIDTAAAYRNSEEIIGECISHRRDEYFLATKTGARDYATAKAEIERSLVRMKTDHVDLLQIHYVNDVKEYKKAMEPGGAYEAAIEAQREGKVRFIGISGHRPDLLVKWISKGQFSQILFHLNLAQPFALDELIPKATEMDLMKVAMKPLSGGFIQPVDRAIRYPYSQDVHVTISGMISIKEVQENLAAQEQEVGPEERLELEQLARELGEHDCRRCNYCSCPLEVSIPDVMIASKFREKFGLLPKGDGFFQRQKDRIIGCADHDPCKETPICEAKCPYQLPMQSVVQKAASFY, encoded by the coding sequence TTGCGATATTCGACGTTCGGTAAATCCGGTTATCAAGTTTCATCATTAGGTTTCGGGGCCATGAATTTACCCGGTGTGCCCATCGAGCAAGCTAGAGAAACGCTGAATTATGCCTTGGATCACGGCATTAACTATATAGATACAGCAGCAGCTTATCGCAATAGTGAAGAAATAATTGGGGAATGCATTTCCCATCGTAGAGATGAGTATTTCTTAGCGACGAAAACAGGGGCTCGCGATTATGCTACGGCAAAGGCGGAAATTGAGCGAAGCTTAGTTCGAATGAAGACGGATCATGTGGATTTGCTGCAAATTCATTATGTCAACGATGTCAAGGAATATAAAAAGGCAATGGAACCCGGCGGCGCCTATGAGGCAGCGATAGAGGCTCAGCGCGAAGGCAAAGTGCGTTTTATCGGTATTTCCGGGCACCGACCCGATCTGTTGGTGAAATGGATTTCCAAGGGGCAATTCTCGCAAATTTTATTCCATTTGAACTTGGCACAGCCTTTTGCCTTAGATGAACTGATTCCGAAAGCGACGGAAATGGATCTGATGAAAGTGGCCATGAAACCTCTATCCGGCGGCTTTATTCAACCTGTGGATCGAGCGATTCGCTATCCCTACAGCCAAGATGTCCATGTGACGATATCCGGGATGATCAGCATTAAGGAAGTGCAAGAAAACCTGGCAGCGCAAGAACAAGAAGTGGGTCCAGAGGAACGTCTGGAGCTGGAGCAGTTGGCGCGTGAGCTTGGCGAGCATGATTGCCGACGCTGCAACTATTGCTCCTGTCCGCTGGAAGTATCGATTCCAGATGTCATGATCGCAAGTAAATTCCGGGAGAAATTTGGGTTGCTGCCGAAGGGCGATGGTTTTTTCCAACGTCAGAAGGACAGAATAATTGGCTGCGCGGATCATGACCCGTGCAAAGAGACCCCGATCTGCGAAGCGAAGTGTCCGTATCAATTGCCGATGCAATCTGTGGTGCAAAAGGCGGCTTCGTTTTATTAA
- a CDS encoding Gfo/Idh/MocA family protein has product MSRKRIGLIGLGDIAQKVYLPLLSVHDGVELVGITSSTAATVERLQKKYRVPFGTTVLEELLAQGLDAVFVHSPTPTHYGIVMACLAHGVAVYVDKPLSYTWAESVEMAAYAERKGVLLAAGFNRRFAPLYVEAKQWLQESGGFDVASAVKHRTKLQGHGAKETFYDDLIHMLDLLLWLGEAPYEVKASQQHVDGSGKLLHASGMLGFGTKVGSYSMVRQAGVDLEKVDLHGSGRSVEVTNLESAVFYDRQAAPRLRTFGSWDTVLERRGFAGVVQHFIDSLDNPQSCSIRADLVLESHQLVERLI; this is encoded by the coding sequence ATGAGTAGAAAAAGAATAGGCCTCATCGGCTTAGGTGATATTGCACAAAAAGTATACCTACCACTGCTATCTGTCCACGATGGCGTGGAGCTTGTGGGGATTACGAGCTCTACGGCGGCAACAGTTGAACGTTTGCAAAAGAAGTATCGCGTCCCGTTTGGAACGACCGTCTTGGAGGAGCTTTTGGCGCAGGGGTTGGACGCTGTCTTCGTACATAGCCCGACTCCTACGCATTATGGTATTGTGATGGCCTGCTTAGCTCATGGCGTTGCGGTGTATGTAGATAAGCCGCTTTCCTATACATGGGCGGAATCAGTAGAGATGGCGGCTTATGCGGAGCGAAAAGGCGTGCTGCTCGCAGCAGGCTTCAACCGCCGCTTTGCGCCGCTATATGTAGAGGCGAAGCAATGGCTGCAGGAATCAGGCGGTTTTGACGTGGCTTCGGCCGTGAAGCATCGGACCAAGCTGCAGGGTCATGGTGCCAAAGAGACTTTCTACGACGATTTGATCCACATGCTGGATCTTTTGCTTTGGCTGGGCGAGGCGCCTTATGAAGTAAAAGCATCACAGCAGCACGTGGACGGGAGCGGTAAGCTGCTCCATGCCTCTGGGATGTTGGGGTTTGGCACGAAGGTGGGCTCCTATAGTATGGTGAGACAAGCTGGCGTTGATTTGGAAAAAGTAGACCTGCACGGCAGTGGAAGATCCGTCGAGGTGACGAACCTTGAGTCAGCCGTCTTCTACGATCGACAAGCCGCTCCGCGCCTGCGTACCTTCGGCAGCTGGGACACCGTGCTGGAGCGCAGGGGCTTCGCAGGCGTCGTGCAGCATTTTATCGATAGCTTGGACAATCCTCAAAGTTGCAGCATACGCGCAGATCTTGTGTTGGAGTCGCACCAATTGGTGGAGCGGCTTATCTAG
- the gcvPA gene encoding aminomethyl-transferring glycine dehydrogenase subunit GcvPA, with the protein MKHRYLPITEQDQQEMLGAIGISSMEELFQDIPQGVRFQGELQVGEALSEQGLLRYMRELAGRNADFQRYASFLGAGIYDHHLPVVINHVISRSEFYTAYTPYQPEISQGELQAIFEFQSYICELTGMAVANASMYDGATALAEAGALASGATKRSRLLVSRAVHPEARAVLRTTARGLNLDVVEIAVTPEGVTDLGDLASKIASDEPAAVILQSPNFFGCLEDVAAARPLAHGAGALLVVSANPLTLGLLEAPGKLGADIVVGDCQPLGIPAALGGPSCGYFAVAESLMRRMPGRIVGQTVDRAGKRGFVLTLQAREQHIRREKATSNICSNQALLALCASVYLSTMGKQGIQDVGKLNVQKAHYAANLLAASDRLSLPFAGSYFNEFAVKFPDGTNITELNEQLLQRGIIGGYDLGRDYPELAGHMLIAVTEQRTREDIENFAAALEELV; encoded by the coding sequence ATGAAGCATCGTTATTTACCGATTACCGAACAGGATCAACAGGAAATGTTAGGTGCCATCGGCATTTCCTCCATGGAAGAGCTATTTCAAGACATTCCGCAGGGAGTCCGATTTCAAGGTGAGCTGCAAGTAGGCGAGGCACTCAGCGAGCAAGGTCTGCTCCGCTATATGCGCGAGCTTGCGGGGCGCAACGCGGACTTCCAGCGCTACGCCAGCTTCCTCGGCGCTGGCATTTACGATCATCACCTCCCCGTGGTGATTAATCATGTGATCTCGCGGTCCGAATTCTATACCGCGTATACGCCTTACCAACCGGAAATCAGCCAAGGGGAGCTGCAGGCGATTTTCGAATTTCAATCGTACATCTGTGAGCTCACCGGCATGGCCGTAGCGAACGCCTCGATGTACGATGGCGCGACGGCGCTGGCCGAAGCAGGCGCCTTAGCCAGCGGAGCGACGAAGCGCAGCCGTCTGCTCGTATCGCGCGCAGTGCACCCCGAGGCGCGCGCTGTCTTGCGCACGACCGCCCGCGGGCTGAACTTGGACGTCGTCGAGATCGCCGTTACACCCGAAGGTGTAACGGACCTTGGCGACCTCGCGTCCAAGATCGCGAGCGACGAGCCCGCGGCCGTCATCCTCCAATCGCCGAATTTCTTCGGCTGCTTGGAGGATGTCGCGGCGGCCCGCCCGCTCGCGCACGGCGCGGGCGCATTGCTCGTCGTGAGCGCGAATCCGCTCACGCTCGGCTTGCTCGAAGCGCCAGGCAAGCTCGGCGCTGACATCGTCGTCGGCGACTGCCAGCCGCTCGGCATCCCAGCTGCGCTGGGCGGGCCGAGCTGCGGCTACTTCGCCGTCGCGGAGAGCTTGATGCGCCGCATGCCTGGGCGCATCGTGGGTCAAACCGTCGACCGCGCTGGGAAACGCGGTTTCGTTCTTACGCTCCAAGCGCGGGAGCAGCATATCCGACGTGAGAAAGCCACGTCAAACATCTGCTCCAACCAGGCGCTTCTCGCGCTTTGCGCATCCGTGTACTTGTCCACGATGGGCAAGCAAGGCATCCAGGACGTTGGCAAACTCAACGTCCAAAAAGCCCACTACGCGGCGAACCTCCTCGCCGCCTCGGATCGATTGTCGCTGCCGTTCGCTGGCAGCTACTTCAATGAGTTTGCCGTCAAGTTCCCAGACGGCACGAACATCACGGAGCTGAACGAGCAGCTCCTCCAGCGAGGCATCATCGGCGGCTACGATCTCGGCCGCGACTATCCAGAGCTGGCAGGCCATATGTTAATCGCCGTCACAGAGCAACGTACACGTGAGGATATCGAGAACTTCGCAGCTGCATTGGAGGAACTTGTATGA
- the gcvH gene encoding glycine cleavage system protein GcvH, giving the protein MSNVQANLLYTKEHEWVEKLSDTVVRIGITDFAQDQLGDIVFVELPKVGAAVTANESIGSVESVKTVSDIFCPVSGKVTAVNDTLEGSPELVNNASYTEGWMVEVEISGADALEGLLTAAEYGAYIGND; this is encoded by the coding sequence ATGAGCAACGTACAAGCCAATTTGTTATACACCAAGGAACATGAGTGGGTTGAGAAGCTTTCGGATACGGTAGTTCGCATTGGTATTACGGATTTTGCCCAAGATCAGTTGGGGGATATTGTCTTTGTTGAGCTTCCGAAAGTCGGTGCGGCTGTTACGGCGAATGAGAGCATTGGCAGTGTGGAATCGGTTAAAACGGTTTCTGATATTTTCTGCCCTGTATCTGGCAAGGTAACAGCGGTGAACGACACGTTGGAGGGCTCGCCTGAGCTAGTCAACAATGCTTCCTATACGGAAGGCTGGATGGTTGAGGTAGAAATTTCAGGCGCAGATGCGCTGGAAGGCTTGTTAACGGCAGCGGAGTACGGTGCTTATATCGGCAACGACTAA
- a CDS encoding leucyl aminopeptidase — translation MFTKVTDITTGVYTSLMDNRSGADAILVCLTEDELRQDGVLGQAQLDQALARMRDKGLFTGASGELEALPTHGLLPYAYMLVAGLGPAASRDTLRAAAVFAARQMLALQFERLAVKLPSGIDSRSAALALTEGLLLGTYRIAAYRKNDPARAELRQAVLLAEAAADAALVASAIAAAEAVAEGTNYARDLTNLPGNKLVPASLAEEAVRLAQHYGFACEVLDEHEIAARGMGGLTAVGGGSVHPPRMITLRYTGDPDNAADVLGLVGKGVTFDTGGISMKKPDGMEEMISDMGGAATLLGALHVVGQLKPKVNLVVVIPAAENMTSGTAYRPGDIVTMLSGHSVEVLNTDAEGRIILAEGITYAKSLGANRLIDVATLTGAILISFADIATGAVTNEDAFLQPLLGAAGLAGEKVWQLPNYPEYRAMLKSDVADIKNATSSDRWAGAITAGLFIGYFAEKTPWIHLDTGGTAWLWSAKGIEPKGATGVMVRTLAAYLCGEQLQ, via the coding sequence ATGTTTACAAAAGTGACGGATATAACAACGGGTGTATACACTTCGTTGATGGATAATCGATCTGGGGCAGACGCTATTCTCGTCTGCCTCACCGAAGATGAGCTGCGCCAGGACGGCGTCCTCGGCCAGGCGCAGCTAGATCAAGCCCTTGCGCGCATGCGCGACAAGGGGCTATTCACCGGCGCCTCAGGCGAGCTCGAGGCGCTGCCGACTCACGGGCTGCTGCCGTACGCGTACATGCTCGTTGCGGGGCTCGGCCCCGCAGCCTCACGCGATACGCTGCGCGCAGCCGCGGTGTTTGCAGCGCGCCAGATGCTCGCGCTGCAGTTCGAGCGCTTGGCGGTGAAGCTGCCAAGCGGCATCGACAGCCGGTCAGCCGCGTTGGCGCTGACCGAAGGGCTGCTGCTCGGTACGTACCGCATCGCGGCGTACCGCAAGAACGACCCGGCGCGCGCGGAGCTGCGCCAGGCGGTGTTGCTTGCCGAAGCGGCTGCGGATGCAGCGCTTGTGGCGAGTGCGATCGCAGCCGCCGAGGCGGTTGCGGAGGGCACGAACTATGCCCGGGATCTGACGAACCTCCCGGGCAACAAGCTCGTACCGGCTTCCCTCGCGGAGGAAGCCGTTCGTCTTGCCCAGCACTATGGCTTCGCCTGCGAAGTGCTGGATGAGCACGAGATCGCCGCCCGCGGGATGGGCGGCCTCACAGCAGTCGGCGGGGGCAGCGTGCACCCGCCCCGCATGATCACCCTGCGTTACACGGGTGATCCAGACAATGCCGCCGACGTGCTGGGCCTCGTCGGCAAGGGTGTGACCTTCGATACCGGCGGTATCTCGATGAAAAAGCCCGACGGCATGGAAGAAATGATCAGCGACATGGGCGGAGCCGCTACATTGCTGGGAGCCCTGCACGTCGTGGGCCAGTTGAAGCCTAAGGTCAACTTGGTTGTAGTCATTCCAGCTGCGGAGAATATGACGTCGGGAACAGCTTATCGTCCAGGCGATATCGTGACGATGCTGAGTGGTCATTCCGTGGAGGTGCTTAATACCGATGCGGAAGGTCGTATTATTTTGGCCGAGGGAATTACGTATGCCAAATCACTAGGGGCGAATCGACTCATTGACGTTGCGACGTTGACAGGAGCGATTCTGATCTCCTTTGCAGATATTGCGACAGGAGCTGTAACCAATGAAGATGCGTTCTTGCAGCCGCTCCTTGGAGCAGCTGGCCTTGCTGGCGAGAAAGTTTGGCAATTGCCCAACTATCCCGAATATCGAGCCATGCTGAAGAGCGATGTGGCGGATATCAAAAATGCCACCTCCTCCGACCGCTGGGCTGGCGCGATTACAGCTGGACTGTTCATTGGCTATTTTGCTGAGAAAACGCCATGGATCCATCTCGATACTGGCGGCACCGCATGGCTGTGGTCAGCAAAAGGGATTGAACCCAAAGGAGCCACTGGCGTTATGGTCCGGACGTTAGCTGCGTATTTGTGCGGTGAACAACTCCAATAA
- the gcvT gene encoding glycine cleavage system aminomethyltransferase GcvT produces MGKRTPLYPIYAEHGARIIDFGGWELPVQFTGIQKEHDAVRGQAGLFDVSHMGEVRVQGPDAFAFLQRLTTNDVAKLSPGQCQYSLLCYDNGGVVDDLLVYKLGEENYMLVINASNIEKDIAWLQQHVTDGVQLTNASDETALLALQGPKAEQILAQLTDAPLDTLKTFHFLPDVKIGPVTTLVSRTGYTGEDGFELYVDQADAITLWKMVLEAGTDHGLIPAGLGARDTLRFEARLPLYGQELSPEITPLEAGLSPFVKLNKGEFIGRDALQAQKENGVPRKLVGIEMRERGIPRPHYTVHANGKQIGEITTGTQSPTYKTNVGLALIDTAYSELGTEVYVEIRGAQVKAAV; encoded by the coding sequence ATGGGGAAACGAACACCGCTCTACCCGATTTATGCGGAGCATGGCGCGCGAATTATTGATTTTGGGGGCTGGGAACTGCCGGTGCAGTTCACTGGCATTCAGAAAGAGCATGACGCTGTCAGGGGGCAGGCGGGGCTTTTTGATGTGTCGCATATGGGCGAGGTCCGTGTCCAAGGGCCAGATGCGTTCGCTTTTTTACAGCGGCTAACGACCAATGATGTGGCGAAGCTTTCGCCAGGCCAATGCCAATACAGTCTGCTTTGCTATGACAATGGCGGCGTGGTTGATGATCTGCTCGTATATAAGCTCGGCGAGGAAAATTATATGCTCGTCATCAATGCCTCCAATATCGAGAAGGATATCGCCTGGCTGCAGCAGCATGTCACCGACGGCGTACAGCTGACCAACGCTTCGGATGAAACCGCTTTGCTGGCGTTGCAAGGTCCAAAGGCTGAACAGATTTTAGCCCAATTAACCGACGCTCCACTAGACACCTTGAAAACGTTCCACTTCCTGCCGGACGTGAAGATTGGCCCTGTCACAACGCTGGTATCCCGCACAGGCTACACGGGTGAAGATGGATTCGAGTTGTATGTGGATCAGGCGGATGCGATTACGCTTTGGAAAATGGTGCTGGAGGCCGGCACGGACCATGGGCTCATTCCGGCCGGACTGGGCGCCAGGGATACCTTGCGCTTTGAGGCGCGCCTTCCATTATACGGGCAGGAGCTATCGCCAGAGATCACGCCGCTTGAGGCGGGGCTTTCCCCTTTTGTCAAACTGAATAAGGGAGAATTCATTGGCCGCGACGCGCTTCAGGCGCAGAAGGAAAACGGCGTGCCGCGCAAGCTCGTCGGCATCGAAATGCGTGAACGGGGCATCCCTCGCCCCCATTACACCGTACACGCTAATGGGAAGCAGATTGGCGAAATCACGACAGGAACTCAATCCCCAACGTACAAAACGAATGTGGGGCTTGCACTTATTGATACCGCTTATAGTGAACTCGGAACCGAAGTCTATGTTGAAATTAGAGGCGCGCAGGTGAAGGCGGCTGTTTAA
- a CDS encoding IS3 family transposase — translation MSKKHFNHIEREQLTNNRYVLRVSEKSITYSDEFKRLFIDQYLLKRTPREIFELCGFHVEVLGLKRIEQCADRWKKAYEKDGIIGLADSRKEAVLRPSRRALSPDEIIARQEAKIRLLEAQLEYVKKSDRNERRLLANGENLNQSECFKLIQEAAQQGLGRMTRYFCQLLNVSRSGFYNYLNSADKRQKRALADEQAGALIKKAFNRKGYKKGSRSIKMTLENVYNTCYNLKRIRRLMKKFDLVCPHRKPNPYRLMAKATQEHRTLPNKLQRNFKKGIPGLVLLTDITYLPYGKSQTAYLSTILDASTGELLAHTLSESLHLPLATGTIETLMRQRRLKLHKDAFIHSDQGSHYTSPTYQKLLKTKGIGQSMSRRGNCWDNAPQESFFGHMKDHVKSLNCTTLVELQREVNRYVHYYNHHRYQWGLKKMTPVQYRNHLLSAA, via the coding sequence ATGAGTAAAAAACACTTTAATCATATCGAACGGGAGCAATTAACGAACAACCGATATGTCTTACGAGTCAGTGAAAAATCAATTACGTATTCAGATGAATTCAAACGTTTGTTCATCGATCAGTACCTGTTAAAGAGAACGCCTAGAGAGATATTTGAATTATGTGGGTTTCATGTGGAAGTCCTCGGGTTGAAGCGTATTGAACAGTGTGCAGATCGATGGAAGAAAGCCTACGAGAAAGACGGAATCATTGGACTTGCAGACTCACGTAAAGAAGCCGTGCTGCGTCCTTCAAGACGTGCCTTGTCGCCTGATGAGATCATTGCTAGACAAGAAGCGAAGATTAGACTTTTGGAGGCTCAATTAGAATACGTAAAAAAGTCAGACAGGAACGAAAGGAGGCTGTTAGCAAACGGGGAAAACCTAAACCAAAGTGAGTGTTTCAAACTGATTCAAGAGGCTGCCCAGCAAGGCTTGGGGCGAATGACACGTTACTTTTGCCAATTGCTTAATGTGTCTCGATCTGGGTTTTACAATTACCTGAACTCTGCGGACAAGCGCCAGAAGCGTGCGCTGGCGGACGAGCAAGCAGGTGCGCTCATTAAGAAAGCTTTTAACCGAAAAGGCTACAAAAAGGGCTCCAGATCCATTAAGATGACGTTGGAGAACGTATATAATACCTGTTACAACCTGAAGCGTATACGAAGGCTCATGAAAAAATTTGACCTCGTATGTCCTCATCGAAAGCCTAACCCGTATCGGCTTATGGCCAAAGCAACACAAGAACACCGCACGCTTCCCAATAAGCTACAGCGGAATTTCAAGAAAGGAATTCCAGGTCTTGTGCTGCTCACCGACATAACCTATCTTCCGTATGGCAAATCGCAGACGGCTTATTTGTCGACTATTTTGGATGCCTCCACAGGAGAGCTTCTAGCACATACCCTCTCCGAATCCCTCCATTTGCCACTAGCAACAGGAACCATTGAAACGTTAATGAGGCAGAGGCGTTTGAAGCTCCATAAGGATGCCTTCATTCACTCGGATCAAGGGAGCCATTACACGAGCCCGACCTACCAGAAATTATTGAAGACTAAAGGCATTGGACAATCAATGTCAAGACGAGGGAATTGCTGGGACAATGCCCCACAGGAGTCCTTCTTCGGTCATATGAAAGATCATGTAAAGAGCTTAAACTGCACAACTTTGGTAGAATTGCAACGAGAAGTTAACCGATATGTTCATTATTACAATCATCACAGATACCAGTGGGGATTAAAAAAGATGACTCCTGTACAGTACAGGAATCATCTCTTAAGTGCAGCATAG
- a CDS encoding MFS transporter: MKHSVLNMLKPKKKMSTYRKSLLVATFEGFPAVIIYQLLGGPFLTGYLIYLGATSTEIGFILAITTVVNIVQIAMAVVMQKFRNRKRMLIIFGSMHRVLWSSVGLIPFVLPHEYWVVTYIILYTAAHLGNAAAGIVWTSLISDAVPGPIRGRYFGLRNTILGGVSSLALFAGGQILDRYPGEQGFNYIFMIVSVCVVLNIVAYFLYPNPPFEPSTASNPVGMIRKPLMDRAFLKAIIFLASFLFVQGLTVPLFSYVMLKLMNISYGTVSYITVVHTLVMMASYYVWGNLNARFSAQTLLLWSLPIIALACLLWGAIAFIPAVVVLYAVHIVLGIGLGGFNQMVFAFTIGDTPKSERPMYIATYSAITGFAAFLGPVAGGKIYALIANEPLWVQVYGVSTLVGAILLLLGLTIGRFVLRAQIRSDISI; encoded by the coding sequence ATGAAACATTCCGTTCTGAACATGCTTAAGCCGAAAAAGAAAATGTCCACCTATCGCAAAAGCTTATTGGTCGCGACATTCGAAGGATTTCCCGCAGTCATCATCTATCAATTATTAGGCGGCCCTTTCTTAACGGGCTATTTGATTTATTTGGGGGCAACATCAACGGAGATCGGCTTTATCTTGGCAATTACGACTGTCGTCAATATCGTTCAAATTGCGATGGCTGTTGTTATGCAAAAGTTTCGAAACCGCAAACGCATGCTCATTATTTTCGGCTCCATGCATCGGGTGCTTTGGTCGTCAGTGGGGTTAATTCCTTTCGTCCTGCCGCATGAATATTGGGTGGTTACCTATATTATTTTATATACCGCTGCTCACTTGGGGAATGCCGCTGCGGGAATTGTCTGGACCTCCCTCATTAGCGATGCGGTACCGGGACCGATTCGGGGGCGGTATTTTGGACTGCGCAACACCATTCTCGGCGGCGTCAGCTCGTTGGCTCTTTTTGCCGGTGGCCAAATCTTGGACCGATACCCTGGGGAGCAAGGCTTTAACTATATTTTCATGATTGTCAGCGTTTGTGTAGTGTTGAATATCGTGGCTTACTTCCTATATCCGAACCCACCTTTTGAGCCTTCAACGGCGTCAAATCCAGTAGGGATGATCCGAAAGCCCTTGATGGATCGCGCCTTTCTAAAAGCCATTATTTTTCTAGCGAGTTTCCTGTTCGTGCAAGGACTTACCGTCCCGTTGTTCTCCTACGTGATGTTGAAGCTAATGAACATTTCCTACGGCACAGTTTCCTATATTACAGTTGTACACACACTAGTCATGATGGCTAGTTATTACGTCTGGGGCAACTTAAATGCGCGCTTCTCCGCACAAACGCTTTTGTTATGGTCACTACCCATTATCGCGTTGGCCTGCTTGTTATGGGGAGCGATTGCTTTCATTCCAGCAGTTGTGGTGCTGTATGCGGTCCATATTGTATTGGGCATTGGCCTTGGTGGCTTCAATCAGATGGTTTTCGCGTTCACCATCGGAGACACACCGAAAAGTGAAAGACCCATGTATATTGCAACGTATTCGGCAATCACGGGATTTGCGGCTTTTCTAGGACCCGTTGCTGGCGGGAAAATTTATGCGCTGATTGCAAATGAACCCCTGTGGGTTCAGGTATATGGGGTCTCTACACTGGTTGGCGCGATTCTGCTTCTACTTGGTTTGACCATAGGGCGGTTCGTATTACGAGCTCAAATAAGGAGTGACATTTCTATATGA